One segment of Paraburkholderia sp. PREW-6R DNA contains the following:
- a CDS encoding molybdopterin-dependent oxidoreductase gives MNTTDPSSKYPGDVTHGRTSRVVLADHKPQIERLQRRLFLRSSLSIGALAMLSGCNMQDGDSVDKVLWAMSRWNDRVQAWLFNRNRLAPTYAASQITDPFPFNAFYPEFDAPDIDGSTFELEVSGLVSNRSTWTLEQLRALPQASQITRHICIEGWSAIGQWRGVPFRTFLERVGADLNARYVGFKCADRYYSSLDMATALHPQTQLTLDFRDAPLPAKYGYPLKLRVPTKLGFKNPKHIAAIFVTNTNPGGYWEDQGYNWFSGL, from the coding sequence ATGAATACAACCGATCCCAGCAGCAAGTATCCTGGCGACGTCACGCACGGCAGGACCTCGCGCGTCGTTCTCGCCGATCACAAACCGCAAATCGAACGTCTGCAACGGCGTCTCTTTTTGCGCTCGTCGTTATCGATCGGCGCGCTCGCCATGCTGTCCGGCTGCAACATGCAGGACGGCGATTCGGTCGACAAGGTGTTGTGGGCCATGTCGCGCTGGAACGATCGCGTGCAGGCGTGGCTCTTCAATCGCAACCGCCTCGCGCCGACCTACGCGGCGAGCCAGATCACCGACCCGTTTCCGTTCAACGCGTTCTATCCAGAGTTCGACGCACCGGACATCGACGGTTCGACGTTTGAACTTGAAGTTTCCGGTCTCGTCTCGAACAGAAGCACCTGGACGCTCGAACAACTGCGTGCGCTGCCGCAGGCCTCGCAGATTACGCGGCACATCTGCATTGAAGGCTGGAGCGCGATTGGCCAATGGCGCGGCGTGCCTTTTCGCACGTTTCTGGAGCGTGTCGGCGCCGATCTGAACGCACGCTACGTCGGCTTCAAATGCGCGGACCGCTATTATTCGAGCCTCGACATGGCAACCGCGCTTCATCCGCAGACGCAACTCACGCTCGACTTCCGCGACGCGCCTCTGCCGGCGAAATACGGGTATCCGCTGAAGTTACGTGTGCCCACCAAGCTCGGCTTCAAGAACCCCAAGCACATTGCCGCGATCTTCGTCACCAACACGAATCCGGGCGGCTACTGGGAAGACCAGGGCTATAACTGGTTTAGTGGCCTGTAG
- a CDS encoding heavy metal sensor histidine kinase — protein MKLWTERSLTARTTILFASIACAVIGTLGAYFYHSAEVSLEHRADLVLTARVEHFSRIVRDLYSVSELKNRPLLFETMLGAEQDVLVFRHPGEAPFIDVNPAGMAIPVLWADNGGRLPTLADVRQTRLPDGVPVHWAIARAKAREDGTEVEVIAAHPMTEEVRMLAAYRNRILLATFIGMLAATLLGYYVLRRTLRPVRDIATRAAQISPASLSVRLDSSAAPLELRQLTHAFNAMLDRLADGYQRLSQFSADLAHEIRTPVGALIGQTQVTLAKPREVDEYQQLLESNLEELNRLSHIAENILFLAHADHAAVTIERESLDLHGELVRIAEYFEGPADERNMRFDVDARGVATVNPMLCRRAINNLVVNAVRYGAGGTVVRMRGEQDAQGAIVTVENDGEPIPPDQLDRLFDRFYRADSARSAMTESHGLGLAIVKAIMHLHGGSARVLCPARGVVRFELRFPGV, from the coding sequence GTGAAACTGTGGACCGAGCGTTCGCTGACCGCGCGCACCACGATTCTTTTTGCGTCCATTGCGTGCGCGGTGATTGGCACGCTCGGCGCGTATTTCTACCATTCAGCCGAAGTGTCGCTGGAACATCGCGCGGATCTGGTGCTGACTGCCCGCGTCGAGCATTTCAGCCGTATCGTGCGCGATCTTTATTCGGTGAGCGAACTAAAGAACCGGCCGCTCCTGTTCGAGACCATGCTTGGCGCCGAGCAGGACGTGCTCGTGTTTCGTCATCCCGGCGAGGCGCCGTTCATCGACGTGAATCCCGCAGGCATGGCGATACCCGTGTTATGGGCCGACAACGGCGGCCGCCTGCCAACTCTCGCCGATGTACGCCAGACGCGCCTGCCTGACGGCGTGCCGGTCCACTGGGCCATTGCCCGCGCGAAGGCACGCGAGGACGGCACGGAAGTGGAGGTGATCGCCGCGCACCCCATGACAGAAGAAGTACGCATGCTGGCCGCCTACCGGAACCGCATTCTGCTGGCGACATTCATCGGTATGCTGGCCGCGACGCTACTGGGTTACTACGTGCTGCGCCGCACGTTGCGGCCGGTCCGGGACATTGCGACCCGCGCCGCGCAGATCAGCCCCGCGAGCCTGTCCGTGCGGCTGGACAGCAGCGCTGCGCCGCTCGAACTGCGGCAACTCACGCATGCGTTCAATGCCATGCTCGACCGTCTTGCCGATGGTTATCAGCGCCTGTCGCAGTTTTCCGCCGATCTGGCGCACGAGATCCGCACGCCGGTCGGCGCGTTGATCGGGCAGACCCAGGTCACGCTTGCCAAGCCCCGCGAAGTCGATGAATACCAGCAGTTGCTCGAATCCAATCTGGAGGAACTGAACCGCCTGAGCCACATCGCGGAGAACATTCTGTTTCTCGCGCATGCGGATCACGCGGCAGTGACCATCGAGCGTGAATCGCTCGATCTGCATGGTGAACTCGTGAGGATCGCTGAATATTTCGAGGGGCCGGCCGACGAGCGCAACATGCGTTTCGACGTCGACGCGCGCGGCGTCGCCACGGTCAATCCCATGTTATGCCGGCGCGCGATCAACAATCTGGTGGTCAACGCCGTGCGGTATGGCGCGGGCGGCACCGTGGTGCGCATGCGTGGCGAGCAGGACGCACAGGGCGCGATAGTGACGGTGGAAAACGACGGCGAGCCGATTCCGCCCGACCAGCTCGACCGCTTATTCGACCGTTTCTACCGTGCGGACAGCGCGCGCAGTGCGATGACCGAATCGCACGGCTTGGGATTGGCGATTGTCAAGGCGATCATGCATTTGCACGGCGGCAGCGCGCGCGTATTGTGCCCGGCGAGAGGCGTGGTGCGCTTCGAACTGCGTTTTCCGGGCGTCTGA
- a CDS encoding nucleoside hydrolase, with product MKRVLVALTGVASLVATLALPACGGSSINSPADPPKVIIDSDYNTLSDDGQLGVMAAQLQAQGSLKVLGITVVSGNQWLKQGVADALKSVERLGVENQIGVYAGANYALSHDYATIQAELKQFPGGDGYLGAWNTPEPKSDSDLVAPPDGFATHTKVQSKSAVDFIVDSVKQYPGQVTILAIGPLTNIALATREHPEIVPLIKQIIYMGGAIDVAGNTTPTAEFNWWFDPEAAKTVLRLPIRQVVVPLDVTDTVKMDKTLYDRVAHDPNRQTIITQLFKTLNGYGFDGKNGFETNPNYTTNIWDTLTLAYLMRPSFATQTVEEWVDVDTTFGANDGKATGYTSSPPAGLQKMTVVKRFDNPSFFDFYVDLLTRPVPVKLPG from the coding sequence ATGAAGCGGGTTCTCGTGGCATTGACAGGCGTAGCCAGCCTGGTGGCAACTCTCGCTCTTCCCGCGTGTGGCGGCAGCAGTATCAATTCGCCCGCCGACCCACCCAAGGTTATTATCGACAGCGATTACAACACGTTAAGCGACGACGGCCAGCTTGGCGTCATGGCGGCACAGTTGCAGGCACAGGGGTCGCTCAAGGTGCTGGGCATTACCGTGGTATCTGGAAACCAGTGGCTGAAGCAGGGTGTCGCAGACGCGTTGAAATCAGTCGAACGTCTCGGCGTCGAAAATCAGATCGGCGTCTATGCGGGCGCCAATTACGCGCTGTCGCACGATTACGCGACCATTCAGGCAGAGCTCAAGCAATTCCCCGGTGGCGACGGTTATCTCGGCGCATGGAATACACCCGAGCCAAAATCGGATAGCGATCTCGTTGCACCACCCGATGGCTTTGCCACGCACACTAAAGTGCAGAGCAAGAGCGCGGTGGACTTTATCGTCGACTCCGTCAAGCAATATCCGGGGCAAGTCACCATTCTTGCAATCGGCCCGTTGACCAATATTGCGCTCGCCACACGTGAGCATCCTGAGATCGTTCCGTTGATCAAACAGATCATCTACATGGGCGGAGCAATCGACGTCGCGGGAAATACCACGCCTACGGCAGAATTCAACTGGTGGTTCGACCCGGAAGCCGCGAAAACGGTGCTGCGGTTGCCGATCAGGCAGGTAGTGGTGCCGCTCGACGTAACGGATACCGTGAAGATGGACAAGACGCTCTACGACCGCGTCGCGCACGACCCGAACAGGCAGACCATCATTACGCAGCTTTTCAAAACGTTGAATGGGTATGGCTTCGACGGCAAGAACGGCTTCGAGACGAATCCGAACTACACGACGAACATCTGGGACACGTTGACGCTCGCGTATCTGATGCGTCCTTCTTTCGCGACGCAAACGGTGGAAGAGTGGGTGGACGTGGATACGACTTTCGGCGCGAATGACGGCAAGGCAACGGGTTACACGAGTTCGCCGCCGGCGGGCTTGCAGAAGATGACAGTCGTCAAGCGCTTCGATAATCCCAGCTTCTTCGACTTCTACGTGGATCTGCTGACGCGTCCAGTGCCGGTCAAACTGCCGGGCTGA
- a CDS encoding NAD(P)-dependent alcohol dehydrogenase, whose product MSTTYAYAATDATTPLAPFEIQRRELRAHDVQMEVLFCGVCHSDLHQARNEWKNTVYPVVPGHEIVGRVTAVGSDVTKFKVGELVGVGCLVDSCRTCTSCAEGLEQYCENGFVGTYNGTDKVDGKNTYGGYSTQLVVDEAFTLRVPDNLDPAGVAPLLCAGITTYSPLRTWGAGPGKKVGVVGLGGLGHMGVKLARAMGAHVVLFTTSPSKIEDAKRLGAHEVVISKNPEEMEAHANSFDLIVNTVAAPHDLNPFLNLLKRDGTMALVGAPEHDHPSPQVFNLIMKRRRLAGSLIGGIAETQEMLDFCGEHGITSDIEVIPMQQINEAYERMLKSDVKYRFVIDLDSLRK is encoded by the coding sequence ATGAGCACGACTTATGCCTATGCAGCGACCGACGCTACCACGCCGCTCGCTCCGTTCGAAATCCAGCGCCGCGAACTGCGTGCCCACGATGTACAGATGGAAGTCCTGTTTTGCGGCGTGTGCCATTCCGATTTGCATCAGGCGCGCAATGAATGGAAAAACACTGTTTATCCGGTTGTGCCGGGCCATGAGATCGTCGGCCGCGTGACTGCGGTGGGTTCGGATGTGACGAAATTCAAGGTGGGCGAACTGGTCGGCGTCGGATGCCTCGTCGATTCGTGCCGCACGTGCACGAGCTGTGCGGAAGGGCTCGAACAGTATTGCGAAAACGGATTTGTCGGTACGTATAACGGCACGGACAAGGTCGACGGCAAGAACACGTATGGCGGCTACTCCACCCAACTCGTCGTGGACGAAGCATTCACGCTGCGCGTGCCGGACAATCTGGATCCGGCCGGCGTCGCGCCGCTGCTGTGCGCGGGCATCACCACGTATTCGCCGCTACGCACATGGGGTGCTGGTCCTGGCAAGAAGGTCGGGGTCGTCGGTCTCGGCGGGCTCGGCCACATGGGCGTGAAGCTTGCGCGCGCGATGGGCGCGCACGTCGTGCTGTTCACCACGTCGCCTTCGAAGATCGAAGACGCGAAGCGTCTGGGCGCGCACGAAGTGGTCATTTCGAAGAACCCGGAAGAGATGGAAGCGCACGCGAACAGTTTCGATCTGATCGTGAACACGGTCGCCGCGCCGCATGACCTGAATCCGTTCCTGAACCTGCTGAAGCGGGACGGCACGATGGCTCTCGTGGGTGCGCCGGAGCATGATCACCCGTCGCCGCAAGTGTTCAACCTGATCATGAAACGCCGCCGCCTGGCGGGTTCGTTGATTGGCGGGATTGCTGAAACGCAGGAGATGCTGGACTTCTGTGGTGAGCATGGAATTACTTCCGATATCGAGGTGATTCCGATGCAGCAGATTAATGAGGCATATGAACGGATGCTCAAGAGTGATGTCAAGTACCGGTTCGTCATTGATCTCGATTCTCTGAGGAAGTAA
- a CDS encoding sensor domain-containing diguanylate cyclase produces the protein MLDILPLGSAATNDDSEMFELAPVSLWLEDFSGVRALFDAWRADGVTDLRAHFAANPTFVAQCAHSIRVIKVNQKTLSQFEAADFDALTRSIGSVFRDDMLKTHLEELCQLWAGESHFTSQTVNYTLGGRRLDVLLKGTVLPGHEARWDRVLVSTEDITELEGARHRVALAEQYVRGLFEHSPVSLWVEDFSAVKRLLDEARAAGISDFRVFTDVHPEFVERCMAEIHVLDVNQHTLEMFGAQDKKTLLSRLSEVFRDDMRLHFREQLLDLWDGKLFQQREVLNYSLDGGEVHVHLQFSVLPGHEKNWDLVLVALTDITARKKAEAYLEFLGKHDVLTKLRNRSFYVDELNRLERKGPWPVTIIMADLNGLKRVNDQLGHAAGDALLRRAGEVLAKAMEAPFHAARIGGDEFAILLPDTDERGGAAMIDAIRQLVEMNNQFYPGSLLSFSMGAATCQRGERLEAGVQRADLLMYEEKRTHYANQSTSGTQRD, from the coding sequence ATGCTGGATATCCTGCCGCTCGGCTCCGCCGCCACGAATGACGATTCCGAGATGTTTGAACTCGCGCCTGTTTCGCTGTGGCTAGAAGACTTCAGCGGCGTGCGCGCGCTCTTCGACGCATGGCGGGCGGACGGTGTGACCGACCTGCGCGCGCATTTCGCCGCCAATCCGACCTTCGTCGCCCAGTGCGCGCACAGCATCCGCGTCATCAAGGTCAATCAGAAGACGCTCTCGCAATTCGAGGCCGCCGACTTCGACGCGCTGACCCGCAGTATCGGGTCGGTTTTCCGCGACGACATGCTGAAAACGCATCTCGAAGAACTGTGCCAGCTATGGGCCGGCGAGTCGCATTTCACCAGTCAAACCGTGAATTACACGCTCGGCGGCCGGCGGCTTGACGTGCTGCTCAAGGGCACCGTGCTGCCGGGTCATGAAGCGCGCTGGGATCGCGTGCTGGTGTCGACTGAAGACATCACCGAACTGGAAGGCGCGCGGCATCGCGTGGCGCTGGCTGAACAATATGTACGCGGCCTCTTCGAGCATTCGCCGGTTTCGCTGTGGGTAGAGGATTTCAGCGCGGTCAAACGCTTGCTCGATGAAGCCCGCGCAGCCGGCATCAGCGACTTTCGCGTGTTCACGGACGTGCATCCCGAGTTCGTCGAACGTTGCATGGCCGAGATCCATGTGCTCGACGTGAACCAGCACACGCTCGAGATGTTCGGCGCACAGGACAAGAAAACGCTGCTCTCGCGGCTTTCCGAAGTGTTCCGCGACGACATGCGTCTGCATTTTCGTGAGCAGTTGCTCGACCTGTGGGACGGCAAGCTCTTCCAGCAGCGCGAGGTGCTGAACTATTCGCTCGACGGCGGCGAGGTGCACGTGCACCTGCAATTCTCGGTGTTGCCCGGGCATGAGAAAAACTGGGACCTGGTGCTCGTCGCGCTCACCGACATCACCGCGCGCAAGAAGGCCGAGGCCTACCTGGAGTTTCTCGGCAAGCACGACGTGCTGACCAAACTGCGCAACCGCTCGTTTTACGTCGACGAATTGAACCGGCTGGAGCGCAAGGGCCCGTGGCCGGTGACGATCATCATGGCCGACCTGAACGGTTTGAAGCGCGTGAACGACCAGCTGGGCCATGCGGCCGGCGACGCGCTGCTGCGTCGCGCGGGCGAAGTGCTGGCGAAGGCGATGGAAGCGCCGTTTCACGCCGCGCGTATTGGCGGCGACGAATTTGCAATCCTGTTGCCCGATACCGACGAACGCGGCGGCGCGGCGATGATCGACGCAATCCGTCAGCTGGTAGAGATGAACAACCAGTTCTACCCCGGCTCGCTGCTGAGCTTCTCGATGGGCGCGGCGACCTGCCAGCGTGGCGAGCGGCTCGAAGCGGGCGTGCAGCGCGCCGATCTCCTGATGTACGAGGAAAAGCGCACGCATTACGCAAACCAGTCGACGAGCGGCACGCAGCGCGATTGA
- a CDS encoding heavy metal response regulator transcription factor, whose translation MSILVIEDDLKTGDYLKKGLRESGYAVDLARTGTDGLHMALEHAYDLVVLDVMLPGIDGWEIMRALRARRDLPVIFLTARDHVSDRIRGLELGADDYLVKPFSFTELVLRIRTLLRRGVIRESDVFEIADLKLDVLRRKVTREGMEIPLTNKEFMLLHLLVRRQGEALSRTQIASEVWDMNFDSDTNVVDVAVKRLRAKIDHPFEKKLIHTVRSIGYTFGDGS comes from the coding sequence ATGAGCATTCTCGTCATCGAAGACGATCTGAAAACCGGTGATTATCTGAAGAAGGGCTTGCGCGAAAGCGGCTATGCGGTCGATCTCGCGCGTACCGGCACGGACGGTCTGCACATGGCGCTCGAACATGCGTACGACCTCGTCGTGCTCGACGTGATGCTGCCGGGCATCGACGGCTGGGAAATCATGCGGGCATTGCGCGCGCGGCGCGACCTGCCGGTCATTTTCCTGACCGCCCGGGATCATGTCAGCGACCGCATTCGCGGTCTCGAACTCGGCGCGGACGATTATCTGGTCAAGCCTTTTTCATTTACCGAGTTGGTGCTGCGCATCCGCACGCTGCTGCGTCGCGGCGTAATCCGCGAAAGCGACGTGTTCGAGATTGCCGACCTCAAGCTCGATGTTTTGCGTCGCAAGGTCACGCGCGAAGGCATGGAAATACCGCTCACGAACAAGGAATTCATGCTGCTGCATCTGCTCGTGCGGCGGCAGGGCGAAGCGTTGTCGCGCACGCAGATCGCGTCGGAAGTATGGGACATGAATTTCGACAGCGATACGAACGTAGTGGACGTCGCGGTCAAACGCCTGCGCGCGAAGATCGATCATCCGTTTGAAAAGAAGCTGATTCACACGGTGCGCAGCATCGGTTACACGTTCGGTGACGGATCGTGA
- a CDS encoding LysR family transcriptional regulator — protein MLDRITAMRTFVRIVDTNSFTRAAESLNIPRATATTIVQNLEALLGTALLARTTRRLSVTPEGAAYYERCAQILADIDEMEASIRHSTDNLSGRLRIEMPGAVASAIVLPALDEFHARYPHLDLAIGISNRTVDLISEAIDCRIQLGELPDSNLVARQLGTLEHVTCASPAYLARYGTPASLDDLREHVAVNCMSPLNGREVDFDFEVEGEAQGVKVNGFIKVSDEHAYLTCGLQGLGLIQPARIAAQPYLDSGLLREVLPQWKPVPMPVSVAYVKNRRVSPRVRAFVDWLVELFEKTEHVEQDLSRVRQLLRGLHPA, from the coding sequence ATGCTCGACAGAATTACCGCCATGCGGACATTCGTCCGGATCGTGGACACCAACAGCTTCACCCGTGCGGCGGAGTCATTGAACATCCCGCGTGCGACGGCGACCACCATCGTTCAGAATCTGGAAGCCCTGCTAGGCACAGCGCTGCTCGCCCGCACAACACGGCGCCTGAGCGTTACGCCGGAAGGCGCGGCCTACTACGAGCGCTGCGCGCAGATCCTCGCCGACATCGACGAGATGGAAGCCAGCATTCGCCATTCGACAGACAACCTCAGCGGCCGCCTGCGTATAGAAATGCCCGGCGCAGTCGCGAGTGCTATCGTGCTGCCGGCATTGGACGAATTTCACGCGCGCTATCCGCATCTCGACCTCGCCATCGGCATCAGCAATCGCACGGTGGACCTGATCTCCGAAGCGATCGACTGCAGGATTCAACTCGGCGAACTGCCGGATTCGAATCTGGTCGCGCGGCAATTGGGCACGCTGGAACACGTGACGTGCGCCAGTCCCGCTTATCTCGCGCGCTACGGCACGCCCGCGAGCCTGGATGATCTGCGCGAGCACGTCGCGGTCAACTGCATGTCGCCGCTCAACGGGCGCGAAGTGGATTTCGATTTCGAAGTAGAGGGCGAGGCGCAAGGCGTGAAAGTCAACGGCTTCATCAAAGTGAGCGACGAACACGCTTACCTGACTTGCGGCCTGCAAGGGCTCGGGCTCATTCAGCCCGCACGGATCGCCGCGCAGCCGTACCTCGACTCCGGTCTGCTGCGCGAAGTCCTGCCGCAATGGAAACCCGTGCCGATGCCGGTCTCGGTTGCGTATGTGAAAAACCGCCGTGTTTCGCCGCGCGTGCGCGCGTTCGTCGACTGGCTCGTGGAGTTGTTCGAGAAGACCGAGCACGTCGAGCAGGATCTCTCGCGCGTGCGCCAGTTGCTGCGTGGCCTGCATCCCGCCTGA
- a CDS encoding cytochrome b/b6 domain-containing protein encodes MPDPLKRSIVVHPLIVRVTHWVNAFAMVCMVMSGWAIYNASPFFPFRFPAWATVGGWLGGSIAWHFAAMWLLCGNGLLYLTYGVARGHLRRKLLPVHPRDVMHDAALALRFRLAHDTGRYNAVQRALYWVVLLLGVVLVASGLSIWKPVQFSWLTALFGGFDLARRVHFIAMAGVVGFVAVHLSLVLLVPRTLLPMLTGRAKHVAQKENHA; translated from the coding sequence ATGCCCGACCCGCTCAAGCGCTCCATCGTCGTTCATCCGCTGATCGTTCGCGTCACGCATTGGGTCAACGCGTTCGCCATGGTCTGCATGGTGATGAGTGGTTGGGCGATCTATAACGCGTCGCCCTTCTTCCCGTTCAGATTTCCGGCGTGGGCCACCGTCGGCGGCTGGCTCGGCGGATCGATTGCATGGCATTTCGCCGCCATGTGGCTGCTGTGCGGAAATGGCCTGCTGTATCTCACTTATGGCGTCGCACGCGGGCATCTGCGCCGCAAGCTTTTGCCGGTTCATCCTCGCGACGTCATGCACGACGCGGCATTGGCGCTGCGTTTCAGGCTTGCGCACGATACCGGCAGATATAACGCGGTACAACGCGCGCTTTATTGGGTCGTTCTTCTGCTTGGCGTCGTGCTGGTCGCGTCGGGACTGTCGATCTGGAAGCCTGTGCAATTTTCGTGGCTCACCGCGCTATTCGGCGGTTTCGACCTGGCGAGGCGCGTGCATTTCATTGCGATGGCCGGCGTGGTCGGATTCGTTGCCGTGCATCTGTCGCTGGTGCTGCTGGTGCCGCGCACACTACTGCCCATGTTGACGGGGCGCGCGAAACACGTCGCGCAGAAAGAGAATCACGCATGA
- a CDS encoding 2-hydroxyacid dehydrogenase, translated as MKPTLLVLIQLNESSLASLAADFEIIYAPTPGERGAALDTHGDAVRAVLTNGTTGLSAADIDRMPRLEFVSALGAGFENLAVDHARAHGIVLANGAGTNDHCVADHAFALLLAVVRAVPHLDHATRAGVWRDTLPMQPNVSGKRLGIVGLGHIGEKVARRGTGFDMQVGYHNRRPREASPLQYFDTVEALAQWADFLVVCTPGGPGTHHLIGKDVFDALGPNGYVVNVSRGSVLDTAALAQALTANAIAGAALDVYEGEPKPPQALLTLHNVVLTPHVAGRSPEAVTASVDNFLTNARRHFTGQPVLTPI; from the coding sequence ATGAAGCCCACTTTGCTGGTCCTGATCCAGTTGAACGAGTCGAGCCTTGCCAGTCTTGCGGCCGACTTCGAGATCATCTACGCACCCACACCGGGCGAGCGCGGAGCAGCGCTGGATACGCACGGTGACGCGGTGCGCGCCGTGCTGACCAACGGAACGACCGGACTGAGCGCCGCCGACATCGACCGCATGCCACGGCTGGAGTTCGTCAGCGCGCTCGGTGCCGGCTTCGAAAACCTGGCCGTCGATCATGCCCGGGCACACGGTATCGTGCTCGCGAATGGCGCGGGCACGAACGACCACTGCGTCGCCGATCACGCTTTCGCGTTACTACTGGCGGTAGTGCGCGCGGTGCCGCATCTGGACCACGCCACACGCGCTGGCGTCTGGCGCGATACGTTGCCCATGCAGCCTAATGTCTCCGGCAAACGCCTTGGTATTGTCGGGCTCGGCCATATCGGCGAGAAAGTGGCGCGGCGGGGCACGGGATTCGACATGCAGGTCGGCTATCACAACCGCCGACCACGCGAAGCTTCGCCACTGCAATACTTCGACACCGTCGAAGCGCTCGCGCAGTGGGCTGACTTTCTGGTCGTGTGCACGCCCGGTGGCCCCGGAACGCACCATCTGATCGGCAAGGACGTGTTCGACGCGCTGGGTCCGAACGGTTATGTGGTGAACGTTTCGCGAGGCAGCGTGCTCGATACCGCGGCGCTGGCCCAGGCGCTCACGGCGAACGCGATTGCCGGCGCGGCGCTCGACGTCTACGAGGGCGAACCCAAGCCGCCGCAGGCGTTGCTCACGCTGCACAATGTGGTGTTGACGCCGCATGTGGCCGGCCGTTCGCCGGAAGCCGTCACCGCCTCGGTCGATAACTTCCTGACCAACGCGCGCCGGCATTTCACGGGACAACCCGTGCTGACGCCGATCTGA
- a CDS encoding AraC family transcriptional regulator: MSSHAVHPDATQAAQQRVAELFDLLAPNPGFTRSSLEGVSLMRANAPMPRMPVMYEPSIVIVCQGRKRGFLGDQVFQYDAQQYLVLSVPLPFECETEATPEAPFLAISVRVDLAMVAELLMALNESQGAAQNDPVGIYSTPLDAPLSNAVLRLMDALASPLDARILAPGIVKEICYRVLTGEQGDAIRAALTHQNHFGRIAKALRRIHADYQGSLDVDTLAAEAGMSLAVFHAQFKAVTSTSPMQYVKTTRLHHARLLMVQDGLNAGAAAARVGYESASQFSREFKRLFGLSPVDEVKRMRTVYDAPPARVPKPVARYVTAV; the protein is encoded by the coding sequence ATGTCGTCACACGCTGTCCACCCCGACGCCACCCAAGCCGCGCAGCAGCGCGTCGCCGAGCTGTTCGATTTGCTGGCGCCCAATCCCGGCTTCACACGTTCGAGTCTGGAGGGCGTCAGTCTGATGCGCGCCAATGCCCCCATGCCGCGTATGCCAGTCATGTATGAACCGAGCATTGTGATTGTTTGTCAGGGGCGCAAACGGGGCTTTCTCGGCGATCAGGTGTTCCAGTACGACGCGCAGCAGTATCTGGTGCTGTCCGTGCCGCTGCCGTTCGAATGCGAAACGGAAGCCACGCCCGAGGCACCGTTCCTCGCGATTTCCGTGCGCGTCGATCTCGCGATGGTGGCGGAGTTGCTGATGGCGTTGAACGAATCGCAGGGCGCCGCGCAGAACGATCCCGTCGGCATCTACTCAACACCGCTCGACGCACCGTTGTCCAACGCCGTGCTGCGCTTGATGGACGCCTTGGCGTCGCCGCTCGACGCGCGCATTCTTGCACCCGGAATCGTGAAGGAGATCTGCTATCGCGTGCTGACGGGCGAGCAGGGCGATGCGATCCGCGCAGCGCTCACGCATCAGAATCATTTCGGCCGCATTGCCAAGGCACTGCGCCGTATTCATGCGGACTACCAGGGTTCACTCGACGTCGATACGCTTGCGGCGGAAGCGGGCATGAGCCTCGCCGTTTTCCATGCGCAGTTCAAGGCCGTTACCTCGACCTCGCCGATGCAGTATGTGAAAACCACGCGCCTGCATCACGCACGTTTGCTGATGGTGCAGGACGGCCTGAACGCGGGCGCGGCGGCTGCGCGGGTCGGCTACGAGAGCGCGTCGCAATTCAGCCGCGAATTCAAGCGCCTTTTTGGACTGAGCCCGGTGGACGAAGTCAAACGTATGCGCACGGTGTACGACGCGCCGCCCGCGCGTGTGCCGAAGCCGGTCGCACGTTACGTGACTGCTGTGTGA